In Chitinophaga sp. HK235, a single window of DNA contains:
- a CDS encoding TonB-dependent receptor → MVVRDQPLRVVCEILEKEYGIHFSYSRELVDLSRKITVTAHQQRLRSLLEQLFAPDDIRFTRVGDQLVLQQERRINRTISGYVQDAVSGEKLPGATIYAPSLKQGTTTNQYGFFSLTTVKDTNSLVVSYVGYESALLPVEGQANRILLVPLQPLPSLQEVVISGTDKTKLQDQTQMSKVNLPLAAVKSMPKLLGEADVMRTLQSMPGVGGGMDGAGGLHVRGGSPDQNLILMDGTPVFNFSHFFGVYSLLNADVVKSADLYKGAFPARFGGRLSSVVDISLKDGDMRHYHGDVAIGMISAKFNLEGPIVKDKTSFIVSARRSYPDLVYNMALKTDTDFGKDGAFFAYFYDVNAKINHIFSAKDRIYLSLYKGEDNLLIRTVPDTMNMDNAGRLTESSHFQLKWGNTIGGLRWNHIYNTRLFSNISLNYSQYAFRTEFGFKYTMPVVGTTSDQYGKYSSRMENAGIKVDFDYRPMPNHSIRFGGALTGHYFKPGISEFSDKGSTIKPLDSTGTGFRTRGAEMLLYAEDDWRLLPDLFANVGFHASGFLVEGRFYHSIQPRLGLRYMLPRNWAVKASYTHMNQYIHLLSTAGTSLPTDIWVPSTQRVAPMYSRQVAAGVAKTSTNLAFEFSLEGYYKSMYNMIEYATNDMLINEDVKRWDESVVIGKGWSYGGEVMVKKQKGSTTGWIGYTLSWSNRQFPGVNNGKIFPYKYDHRHDVEVVLSQRIGKSWELSASWHYTTGAPLTLPVSSYHGVGTASPWDPGNTDVSVDRYDGRYNYRAADIHRLDVGITYSKQKKYWRKSWNFSIYNVYNQKNPFIYYMKRDEIEKQRYLSKITVLPILPSITYSIKF, encoded by the coding sequence GTGGTAGTAAGGGACCAGCCCCTAAGGGTGGTGTGTGAAATACTGGAGAAAGAATACGGCATCCATTTTTCATATAGCAGGGAACTTGTAGACTTATCCCGTAAAATTACCGTCACAGCTCATCAACAGCGGCTCAGAAGCCTGCTGGAGCAGTTGTTTGCGCCCGATGATATCCGGTTTACCCGGGTAGGAGACCAGCTGGTACTACAACAGGAAAGGCGTATCAACCGTACCATCAGCGGATATGTACAGGATGCAGTAAGTGGCGAAAAACTACCCGGAGCCACTATCTATGCCCCTTCCCTTAAACAGGGAACTACTACTAATCAGTATGGATTCTTCAGTTTAACGACTGTTAAAGATACCAACAGCCTGGTAGTGTCCTATGTAGGATACGAGTCTGCACTGTTGCCGGTAGAAGGCCAGGCCAACAGGATATTGCTGGTACCGCTGCAGCCCCTGCCCAGCCTGCAGGAAGTGGTGATCAGTGGTACAGATAAAACAAAACTGCAGGACCAGACGCAGATGAGCAAGGTAAACCTGCCACTGGCAGCTGTAAAGTCAATGCCTAAACTGTTAGGAGAAGCTGATGTGATGCGCACCCTGCAGTCTATGCCCGGCGTTGGCGGTGGTATGGACGGCGCTGGAGGTCTCCATGTACGTGGCGGCAGCCCGGACCAGAACCTTATCCTCATGGATGGCACCCCTGTATTTAACTTCTCCCATTTTTTCGGGGTATACTCCCTGCTCAATGCCGATGTGGTAAAATCAGCCGACCTCTATAAAGGCGCTTTCCCGGCCCGCTTTGGCGGACGCCTCTCCTCTGTGGTGGACATCTCCCTCAAAGACGGGGACATGCGGCATTATCATGGTGATGTGGCCATCGGAATGATATCGGCCAAGTTTAACCTGGAAGGACCTATTGTAAAAGACAAAACATCTTTCATCGTTTCTGCCCGCCGCTCTTACCCCGACCTCGTATATAACATGGCACTCAAAACAGACACCGACTTCGGAAAAGATGGTGCTTTTTTTGCCTACTTTTATGATGTCAACGCCAAAATCAACCATATCTTTTCAGCCAAAGACCGTATTTACCTGAGCTTATATAAAGGAGAAGATAATCTGCTGATCCGCACAGTACCGGATACAATGAATATGGACAATGCCGGCCGTCTTACAGAAAGCAGCCATTTTCAGCTGAAGTGGGGTAATACCATTGGCGGATTGCGATGGAATCATATCTACAATACCCGACTTTTTTCCAACATCAGCCTTAATTATTCCCAGTACGCCTTCCGGACAGAATTCGGATTTAAATACACCATGCCGGTGGTGGGGACAACCTCCGATCAGTATGGTAAATACAGCTCCCGTATGGAAAACGCCGGCATCAAAGTAGATTTTGACTACCGGCCTATGCCTAACCACTCTATCCGTTTTGGTGGTGCACTGACAGGACATTATTTCAAACCGGGCATCAGTGAATTCTCCGACAAGGGAAGTACTATAAAACCACTGGATTCTACGGGTACCGGTTTCCGGACCAGAGGGGCTGAAATGCTGCTGTATGCGGAAGATGACTGGCGGCTGCTGCCCGATCTGTTTGCCAATGTGGGTTTTCACGCTTCCGGTTTTCTGGTGGAAGGCCGCTTTTATCATTCCATACAACCAAGGCTGGGACTGCGCTATATGCTGCCACGCAACTGGGCGGTGAAAGCCTCCTATACCCATATGAACCAGTATATTCACCTGTTGTCTACAGCCGGTACTTCCCTGCCTACAGACATATGGGTACCTTCCACCCAACGGGTGGCACCCATGTATTCACGGCAGGTGGCTGCAGGTGTTGCCAAAACCAGCACCAACCTCGCTTTTGAGTTTTCGCTGGAAGGGTATTACAAGTCGATGTACAATATGATTGAGTATGCGACCAATGATATGCTGATCAATGAAGACGTGAAACGCTGGGATGAGAGTGTGGTGATTGGTAAAGGCTGGAGCTACGGCGGAGAGGTAATGGTGAAAAAACAGAAAGGTTCTACCACTGGCTGGATAGGGTATACATTGTCCTGGAGTAATCGTCAGTTTCCTGGTGTCAACAATGGAAAAATATTCCCCTATAAATACGACCATCGTCATGATGTGGAAGTTGTGTTGTCGCAACGTATCGGCAAAAGCTGGGAACTATCTGCTTCCTGGCATTATACGACCGGGGCGCCACTCACCCTGCCAGTGTCCAGTTACCATGGTGTAGGCACCGCCTCTCCCTGGGACCCCGGGAACACCGATGTGTCGGTAGACAGATACGACGGCCGCTATAACTACCGGGCTGCTGATATACACCGCCTGGATGTGGGTATCACCTACTCCAAACAGAAAAAATATTGGCGTAAAAGCTGGAACTTCAGCATTTACAATGTATACAACCAGAAGAACCCGTTCATTTATTATATGAAGCGGGATGAAATAGAAAAACAACGCTACCTGTCGAAGATAACGGTATTGCCTATACTACCTAGTATTACTTATTCTATCAAGTTTTAA
- a CDS encoding DUF4249 domain-containing protein, with product MRMFFAGGILLLAGLLTSCEQRVNIQLPYDGDKIVVNSLLQPDSVAYIRVTRSVPANVYDDSGFQEISNAQVVLQQDGVDLTPLQSQVIKGRTYFVSKEKMTTGKVYTIKAAASGMIPVSGEDTLPPPPVVYDPATQRGSTKVQFILEDRAGVPDYYQIRLFTYGPDMTPDTIRSFRLDPVLSNNLIDAIANSYYPTLMMSDTRFDGKTATFVLETDLPINASQVMVEVSALTKNAYLYFRSISMQQRTTGGLITEPVTVFTNVRNGYGIVAGINSKRLVFKAE from the coding sequence ATGAGAATGTTTTTTGCTGGTGGAATATTATTATTGGCAGGGCTGCTGACCAGCTGTGAACAGCGGGTGAATATTCAGTTGCCTTATGATGGCGATAAAATTGTGGTGAATAGTTTACTGCAGCCGGATAGTGTGGCTTATATCCGCGTTACCCGTAGTGTGCCGGCTAATGTTTACGATGATAGCGGGTTTCAGGAGATCAGCAATGCCCAGGTAGTGTTGCAGCAGGATGGTGTAGACCTGACACCTTTACAATCGCAGGTGATCAAAGGGCGAACCTATTTTGTATCAAAAGAAAAGATGACTACCGGTAAGGTATATACGATAAAAGCTGCTGCCAGTGGTATGATACCCGTGAGTGGAGAAGATACCCTGCCTCCTCCGCCTGTTGTCTATGATCCTGCTACACAGCGTGGCAGCACCAAGGTGCAGTTTATACTGGAAGACCGTGCCGGTGTACCGGATTACTACCAGATACGCCTTTTTACCTATGGACCTGATATGACGCCGGATACTATTCGCTCATTCCGTTTGGACCCTGTTTTAAGTAATAATCTTATCGATGCCATCGCCAATAGCTACTATCCCACGCTGATGATGAGCGACACACGCTTCGATGGCAAAACAGCCACCTTCGTGCTTGAAACGGACCTGCCCATCAATGCTTCGCAGGTAATGGTAGAGGTCAGTGCGCTGACTAAAAACGCCTACCTTTATTTCCGCTCTATATCAATGCAGCAAAGGACCACCGGAGGACTGATCACTGAGCCAGTTACGGTATTTACGAATGTGCGTAATGGCTATGGTATAGTCGCTGGTATCAATTCAAAGCGGCTGGTGTTCAAAGCGGAATAA
- a CDS encoding DUF6686 family protein, which translates to MCNYQTLYHGQNGYVIRCPHCKGIQLAFGTSVVNLAPEEFSCFADMVVRLSDGKEACYPENEKSICLPLPADHVMMLLTPAETGRLASMVMEVRALLEAYQILEAASPYSSDAYGE; encoded by the coding sequence ATGTGTAATTATCAGACTTTATATCATGGTCAGAATGGATATGTGATCCGTTGCCCTCACTGTAAAGGTATACAGCTTGCTTTTGGTACCAGTGTTGTTAACCTTGCTCCGGAAGAGTTTTCTTGTTTTGCAGATATGGTTGTCCGCTTGTCAGACGGTAAGGAAGCCTGTTATCCGGAGAATGAAAAAAGTATTTGTTTGCCTTTGCCGGCAGATCATGTGATGATGTTGCTGACGCCGGCAGAGACAGGCAGGCTGGCATCCATGGTGATGGAAGTACGGGCTTTGCTCGAAGCTTATCAGATTCTGGAAGCTGCCTCCCCTTATTCCTCCGACGCCTACGGGGAATAG
- a CDS encoding DcaP family trimeric outer membrane transporter — protein sequence MGRKLLLTTLLVSGMLSVLEAQTLDSLRRRIDSLEAKVSKIENRIIRPQPERRTETRSNLEAGGYGGFVVADVHKTQLTIGGFVQGDFIYDFKEMGNKEAFAPSSIPINNEDEGQLTFAARQTRFTILSASDTRLGELKTLLEVDLFNSNGAAIPRLRHAWGQLGKWGGGQTWSTFMDIDVFPNILDYQGPNAMAFGRQIQVRYTGPLTKKSTLAFSMESPGSDTKLPADSGLTSRQLFPDVVAQYRYNFTDATHIQLAGLFHPITYDNYLDRDHTNIGWGLNLTGTIETSVRGKDIFVYGTTYGHGIARYIIDLNGLGLDAIAKTRTIVQNIPVWTVMGFYDFWWSDKFSSTIGYAYLRMETKAYQPPTDLQSTQYGVVNLLFYPSYFVKAGIEFLYGKKKNIDGSAGENSRIQCSMMYKF from the coding sequence ATGGGCAGAAAACTACTACTCACCACCTTACTGGTATCAGGGATGCTGTCGGTGCTGGAAGCACAGACGCTGGATAGTCTGCGCCGGCGTATCGACAGTCTGGAAGCCAAGGTATCGAAGATAGAGAACCGGATCATCAGGCCACAGCCGGAGCGTCGCACGGAAACCAGAAGTAATCTGGAAGCCGGTGGTTATGGCGGTTTTGTAGTGGCAGATGTACATAAAACACAGCTTACGATTGGTGGGTTTGTACAGGGAGATTTTATTTATGATTTTAAAGAGATGGGCAACAAAGAAGCATTTGCTCCCTCTTCCATCCCGATCAACAACGAAGATGAGGGCCAATTAACCTTTGCTGCACGGCAGACCCGGTTTACCATTTTATCCGCTTCTGATACACGACTGGGTGAGCTGAAGACCTTGCTGGAAGTAGATCTTTTTAACAGCAATGGTGCTGCCATACCCCGGCTGCGCCATGCCTGGGGTCAGTTGGGTAAATGGGGCGGTGGCCAAACCTGGTCTACCTTTATGGATATCGACGTGTTTCCCAACATACTGGACTATCAGGGACCTAATGCCATGGCTTTTGGCCGGCAGATACAGGTTCGTTATACCGGGCCACTGACTAAAAAATCCACCCTTGCCTTCAGCATGGAAAGTCCGGGCAGCGATACGAAATTACCTGCTGATTCAGGGCTTACGTCCCGGCAATTGTTCCCGGATGTGGTAGCACAGTACCGCTACAATTTCACCGATGCCACCCATATACAACTGGCGGGCCTTTTCCATCCCATTACCTATGATAATTATCTCGACAGAGATCATACCAATATAGGCTGGGGCCTGAACCTCACCGGCACGATAGAAACTTCAGTAAGGGGCAAAGATATTTTCGTATATGGGACTACTTATGGCCATGGTATTGCCCGCTATATCATCGATCTGAACGGCCTGGGATTGGATGCCATCGCCAAAACCAGAACCATTGTACAGAACATACCCGTATGGACTGTAATGGGCTTTTATGACTTCTGGTGGAGCGACAAGTTTAGCTCTACGATCGGGTATGCCTATCTGAGGATGGAAACAAAGGCCTATCAACCTCCTACAGATCTGCAGTCTACCCAGTATGGCGTGGTTAACCTGTTGTTTTACCCTTCCTACTTTGTAAAAGCTGGTATAGAGTTTCTCTATGGAAAAAAGAAAAATATAGATGGTTCCGCCGGAGAGAACAGCCGGATTCAGTGTTCCATGATGTATAAATTCTGA
- the glsA gene encoding glutaminase A has translation MINRILFFLMGISLLWPHCSYAQKNELLTEKRIREVMQQAYDRFKNTSGGANASYIPYLADIDPKLYGIAVCTADGKVLELGDTKFEFGIESISKVFVLALAMQQRGPQAIEDSIGVNATGMPFNSVLAVELDPQRAVNPLVNAGAMATNSFVKAPGSAAKWTMIDDLIARFAARRLSVIQQLYASETATNLHNRAIAWLLYSYGRFYGDISEAVDLYTRACSYGSSTRDLAIMAGTLANKGLNPVTKEKVIEAGLCPRILATMMTEGLYDNTGSWVYHTGLPAKSGVGGGIIAVAPGKLAIAVFSPPLDKSGNSIKAQKTLEFMIDELKLNLLDAR, from the coding sequence ATGATAAATCGAATACTGTTTTTCCTAATGGGCATTTCCCTGTTATGGCCTCACTGCAGCTACGCGCAAAAAAATGAATTGCTAACGGAAAAGCGTATACGTGAAGTAATGCAGCAGGCTTATGACAGATTCAAAAATACCAGCGGCGGCGCCAATGCCAGCTATATTCCCTATCTGGCGGATATTGACCCTAAGTTATATGGTATCGCTGTTTGTACTGCTGATGGAAAAGTGCTGGAGCTGGGTGACACCAAATTTGAGTTCGGGATAGAATCGATCTCCAAAGTATTTGTACTGGCACTGGCCATGCAGCAGCGAGGACCCCAGGCGATAGAAGACAGTATCGGCGTAAACGCTACCGGCATGCCTTTCAATTCGGTACTGGCGGTAGAACTGGATCCGCAGCGGGCGGTCAACCCACTGGTAAATGCCGGTGCCATGGCCACCAACAGCTTTGTGAAAGCCCCCGGCAGCGCTGCTAAATGGACTATGATTGACGACCTGATAGCCAGATTCGCGGCCCGCAGGTTATCAGTCATACAACAGCTATATGCTTCTGAAACAGCCACCAATCTGCATAACAGAGCCATCGCCTGGCTGCTCTACTCCTATGGCCGCTTTTATGGAGACATCAGCGAGGCCGTAGACCTCTACACCCGCGCCTGCTCCTATGGCTCCAGTACCCGCGACCTGGCCATTATGGCCGGAACCCTGGCCAACAAAGGCCTTAACCCGGTGACAAAGGAAAAAGTAATCGAGGCAGGGCTGTGTCCCCGGATACTGGCCACCATGATGACGGAAGGACTATACGATAATACCGGCTCCTGGGTATACCATACCGGCCTGCCCGCCAAAAGCGGCGTAGGCGGCGGTATTATCGCAGTGGCACCCGGTAAACTCGCTATCGCCGTATTCTCTCCGCCCCTCGACAAATCAGGCAATAGCATCAAAGCCCAGAAAACACTGGAGTTTATGATAGACGAGCTTAAGCTGAATCTGCTGGATGCGCGCTGA
- a CDS encoding DnaJ C-terminal domain-containing protein encodes MEVKDYYKILGVEKAATAEQIKKAYRKLAVKYHPDKNPGDKAAEEKFKELNEAYEVLSDAGKRKKYDQFGENYQYYEQHGGRPEDFDWSQFGGGKQGSYTYSGNVEDMFGGGEGFSDFFEQLFGSRFAGSHRRQQGPARGRDVQATMEVSLEDAYSGATRQVEVNGSRLNIKMKPGLYEGQVIRLKGKGSPGRQSGQQGDLLISIHISPHPQYELKGQDIHTDVPLPLYTAILGGKLTVPTPATTLSMNIPAGTDSGKVFRLKGKGMPAYDHKGIPGDLYIKTVIHIPKNLSAKEKELFQQLSQLNENGHA; translated from the coding sequence ATGGAAGTAAAAGATTACTACAAGATATTGGGGGTAGAAAAGGCAGCAACGGCGGAACAAATCAAAAAGGCTTACAGGAAACTGGCTGTAAAGTACCATCCGGACAAAAATCCGGGAGACAAGGCCGCAGAAGAGAAATTTAAGGAGTTGAACGAAGCCTACGAAGTACTCAGTGATGCCGGGAAGCGTAAGAAATACGATCAGTTTGGGGAAAACTATCAGTATTACGAACAACACGGCGGCCGCCCGGAAGATTTTGACTGGTCACAGTTTGGTGGTGGCAAGCAGGGTAGCTACACCTACTCTGGTAATGTGGAAGACATGTTTGGCGGTGGGGAAGGGTTCTCTGATTTCTTTGAACAGTTGTTTGGCAGCCGCTTTGCAGGCAGCCACCGCAGGCAGCAGGGACCGGCCCGTGGCCGGGATGTGCAGGCCACTATGGAAGTATCACTGGAAGATGCCTATAGCGGTGCCACCAGACAGGTAGAAGTAAACGGCAGCCGGCTGAATATCAAAATGAAACCAGGTCTTTATGAGGGGCAGGTAATCCGGCTGAAAGGAAAAGGCTCTCCGGGCCGCCAGAGCGGACAACAGGGGGATCTGCTGATCTCTATCCACATCAGCCCTCATCCTCAATATGAACTGAAAGGCCAGGATATTCATACAGATGTGCCTTTACCGCTGTATACGGCCATCCTGGGTGGTAAACTGACGGTTCCCACTCCGGCAACGACCCTGAGCATGAATATCCCCGCAGGCACAGACAGCGGCAAGGTGTTCCGCCTCAAAGGCAAAGGCATGCCGGCTTACGACCACAAAGGAATACCAGGCGACCTATATATCAAGACTGTTATACATATTCCGAAGAACCTTTCTGCCAAAGAAAAGGAACTGTTTCAGCAACTTTCACAACTAAATGAGAACGGTCATGCTTAA
- a CDS encoding MDR family MFS transporter — protein MRNVNRTGILIVIIMGTTMAGIDSSIVNISLPVMSRQFNCTLSEIEWVITVYMLSFSILMPLTSWLKSRIGFFNLYIGAVALFTFGSLLCALSTTLPSLLVGRVIQALGGGAMAPTSMAIISYVFPARVRGTILGWWGLGNMVGPAIGPTLGGVLTQQFGWPSIFYINLPIGIITIILSFKYLNVLRSQAKLKLPFDIWGFTFLTVFLVCLQYGVARAEVKGIGSPEILATLGVAVVALLLFILIDRGKQIPLIDLHLFTNYAFVSCILVTISRAAALFGGLFLMPFLLQEQMGFSEGVSGLLILPNSVFMAAMMPFAGKWSDKHGSREISMLGIMLLAVSMYLFSLLDRGSNIWYVMIAMTVRGFGMGLLLAPLNAATLSAVRPSEVTMASSISTLMQQVGGAIGIAVLAIVTQTTFNNYVLAGRPSLSAHHLALREGFLISLFILLVTLVPAWFMPRRNIVLKDTDTHIDT, from the coding sequence ATGAGAAATGTCAACCGGACCGGTATTCTGATCGTGATCATCATGGGTACCACCATGGCGGGAATAGACTCCAGTATTGTTAATATATCCCTTCCCGTTATGAGCAGGCAGTTCAACTGTACACTCAGTGAAATAGAATGGGTGATCACCGTATACATGCTGAGTTTTTCTATATTGATGCCACTGACCAGCTGGCTGAAAAGCAGGATTGGTTTTTTTAATCTCTATATTGGCGCTGTTGCCCTTTTTACCTTTGGGTCTTTGTTGTGCGCCTTGTCCACCACGTTGCCTTCCCTGCTGGTAGGCCGTGTGATACAGGCGCTTGGTGGTGGGGCCATGGCGCCTACCTCTATGGCCATCATCTCGTATGTGTTTCCGGCCCGCGTAAGGGGCACCATCCTGGGTTGGTGGGGCCTTGGCAACATGGTTGGACCAGCCATCGGTCCTACATTGGGAGGTGTTCTTACCCAGCAGTTCGGCTGGCCTTCTATCTTCTATATCAATCTCCCTATAGGTATTATCACAATAATCCTCTCCTTCAAATACCTGAATGTTCTGCGAAGTCAGGCTAAACTGAAGCTGCCTTTCGATATCTGGGGCTTTACCTTCCTGACTGTTTTCCTGGTATGCCTGCAATATGGAGTGGCCAGGGCAGAAGTGAAGGGCATCGGTTCTCCTGAAATACTGGCCACGCTGGGCGTGGCGGTGGTGGCACTGTTGCTTTTTATTCTGATAGACCGGGGCAAACAGATACCGCTCATTGACCTGCACCTGTTTACCAACTACGCTTTTGTGAGTTGTATACTGGTCACTATTTCCCGGGCGGCGGCCTTGTTTGGTGGATTGTTTCTGATGCCTTTCCTGCTGCAGGAGCAGATGGGTTTTTCAGAAGGAGTGTCAGGGCTGCTGATACTGCCTAACTCTGTTTTTATGGCAGCCATGATGCCTTTTGCCGGTAAGTGGTCCGATAAACATGGTTCCCGTGAGATCTCCATGCTGGGCATTATGTTGCTGGCTGTTTCCATGTATCTTTTTTCCCTGCTCGACAGGGGCAGTAATATCTGGTATGTGATGATCGCTATGACGGTGAGAGGTTTTGGTATGGGCCTGTTGCTGGCACCACTGAATGCAGCTACGCTTAGTGCTGTGAGGCCCAGTGAGGTGACTATGGCTTCCTCCATCAGTACACTCATGCAACAGGTGGGTGGTGCTATCGGAATTGCAGTGCTTGCCATTGTTACACAAACCACTTTCAACAATTACGTGCTGGCCGGGAGGCCTTCCCTGAGCGCGCATCATCTGGCGCTGCGTGAAGGTTTCCTGATCTCCCTCTTCATCCTGCTGGTGACGCTGGTGCCCGCATGGTTTATGCCCCGCAGGAATATTGTGCTGAAAGATACCGACACCCATATTGATACCTGA
- a CDS encoding hybrid sensor histidine kinase/response regulator, translating into MAINGKTHILMVDDDEDDFFLVNALLQDISPDQYMLQWVSSYREALAVIESRAHDLYLVDYRLGSHTGIDVLHHFRNLGYKAPVILFTGKGDYHIDKEAMQAGAADYLVKSEITAVGLERAIRYTLDKFTHLNVIEKSEKRYFSIFEKSNDAILLADSEHKIVAANPAAMRLLRYEEVTLYNHYLSNLFANEDQIKAFIAQLCSDKGVVQQEYVFRTHQGQLLDVIVNASLLDEKKQLYLCIIQDVTERKRKEQEKQQHEKFAITGRIARLVAHEVRNPLTNILLAVSELKTAELTDTPDAHLYLDIMERNCHRINQLVTELLESTRMSELNMLPQGLNVLIEKTMQLAADRLQLNNIQVIKRLEEPDRQIMADEDKLIIALLNIIINGIEAMKAGDGTLTIDSWYEADRVFVRITDTGSGIPPENLAKLFEPFFTSKTKGTGLGLTATQNIILNHKGTVNVESKLGAGTSFLISFPVVT; encoded by the coding sequence ATGGCTATAAACGGCAAGACACATATTTTGATGGTGGATGATGATGAGGATGATTTTTTTCTGGTAAATGCACTGCTGCAGGATATTTCACCCGATCAATACATGCTGCAATGGGTATCATCTTACCGGGAAGCACTGGCTGTCATTGAATCCAGGGCCCACGACCTGTATCTGGTGGATTATCGTCTGGGTAGCCATACCGGTATAGATGTGTTGCACCATTTCCGCAATCTGGGCTATAAGGCCCCCGTGATCCTGTTTACCGGCAAAGGCGATTATCATATCGATAAAGAAGCTATGCAGGCCGGTGCAGCCGACTATCTCGTGAAAAGCGAGATCACTGCAGTAGGACTGGAGCGTGCTATCCGCTACACGTTGGACAAATTCACACATCTCAACGTCATAGAAAAAAGTGAAAAACGTTACTTCAGTATCTTCGAAAAATCCAATGACGCTATCCTGCTGGCAGACAGCGAACATAAGATAGTGGCTGCCAACCCGGCGGCTATGCGCCTGCTCCGCTATGAGGAAGTAACCCTGTATAATCACTATCTCAGTAACCTGTTTGCCAATGAAGATCAGATAAAGGCTTTTATAGCGCAGTTGTGCAGCGATAAAGGAGTCGTGCAGCAGGAATATGTGTTCCGTACCCATCAGGGCCAACTGCTGGATGTTATTGTCAACGCTTCCCTGCTCGATGAAAAAAAGCAGCTGTACCTCTGTATCATACAAGATGTTACGGAAAGGAAACGAAAGGAACAGGAGAAGCAGCAGCATGAAAAGTTTGCCATCACCGGCCGTATTGCCAGGCTGGTAGCCCATGAAGTGCGTAATCCGCTTACCAACATATTACTGGCCGTATCTGAACTGAAAACAGCTGAACTGACTGATACGCCCGATGCTCATCTGTACCTCGATATTATGGAGCGCAATTGTCACCGTATCAATCAGCTGGTGACAGAGTTACTGGAGTCAACCCGTATGTCGGAGCTAAATATGCTGCCGCAGGGACTGAACGTGCTGATAGAGAAAACAATGCAGCTGGCTGCAGACAGGTTGCAGCTGAATAATATCCAGGTCATCAAACGGCTGGAGGAGCCCGACAGGCAGATTATGGCCGATGAAGACAAACTGATCATCGCGCTGCTGAATATTATTATCAATGGGATAGAAGCCATGAAGGCGGGAGATGGAACCCTGACCATCGATTCCTGGTACGAAGCCGACCGGGTTTTTGTTCGTATAACCGACACCGGTAGCGGTATTCCGCCGGAAAATCTGGCCAAACTGTTTGAACCTTTCTTTACCAGTAAAACAAAAGGTACGGGCCTGGGGCTGACAGCTACCCAGAATATTATACTCAACCACAAGGGGACAGTGAATGTAGAAAGTAAGCTGGGTGCAGGTACCAGCTTTCTGATCAGTTTTCCGGTGGTAACGTAA
- a CDS encoding S1 RNA-binding domain-containing protein: MIKVGEYNLLRVKKEADFGVYLEGVDQEILLPTRFVPEGTKIGDELEVFLYHDSENRLIATTQKPYGIAGDIVTLKAVSATRQGAFLDWGLMKDLFVPQSQQLTRMVPGQEYLVKIYIDEMTGRVAATEKFDRLLSNENISVKEMDQVDLIIYRRTDIGYVVIINNQHTGILHHNELFRSVEIGDKLKGFIRQIKDDKIDVILGQPGYKRVEDEGEKILRLLHENNGYLPYHDKSTPEEIQEFFGMSKKTFKMTIGNLYKQRKIVFTQTGFKEA, encoded by the coding sequence ATGATAAAGGTGGGTGAGTACAACCTGTTGAGGGTTAAAAAAGAAGCTGATTTTGGCGTGTATCTGGAAGGGGTAGACCAGGAAATACTACTACCCACACGGTTTGTGCCTGAAGGCACCAAAATAGGTGACGAACTGGAAGTGTTCCTGTATCACGATTCCGAAAACAGACTGATCGCCACTACCCAGAAACCTTATGGCATCGCCGGCGATATTGTGACCCTTAAAGCCGTCAGCGCCACCCGGCAGGGGGCCTTCCTCGACTGGGGCCTCATGAAAGACCTGTTCGTGCCCCAATCCCAGCAACTGACCCGTATGGTACCCGGACAGGAATACCTCGTCAAAATATACATCGACGAGATGACCGGCCGCGTGGCTGCCACCGAGAAATTTGACCGCCTCCTCAGCAACGAAAACATCAGCGTGAAGGAAATGGACCAGGTAGACCTCATCATATACCGACGCACAGACATCGGTTATGTGGTGATCATCAACAACCAGCATACCGGTATCCTCCATCACAATGAGCTCTTCCGCAGCGTGGAAATAGGCGACAAACTCAAGGGCTTCATCCGCCAGATAAAAGATGATAAAATCGATGTGATACTGGGCCAGCCCGGCTATAAACGGGTGGAAGATGAAGGGGAAAAGATCCTTCGCCTCCTCCACGAAAACAATGGCTATCTGCCTTACCATGATAAATCCACTCCTGAAGAAATACAGGAGTTCTTCGGGATGAGCAAAAAGACCTTCAAAATGACGATTGGAAATCTGTACAAACAAAGAAAGATCGTCTTCACACAAACAGGCTTCAAAGAAGCCTGA